A region from the Tsuneonella mangrovi genome encodes:
- the recG gene encoding ATP-dependent DNA helicase RecG produces the protein MRPDVLNPLFAEVETLDGVGPKVKQPLDKLGLMRVGDVAYHLPDRFVTRRPVDNLDEASVGEQIVVALTPTEHRASRTGRGPYRVFASDALGNVCALTYFGRASYTAKKQLPVGEKRWIAGRLDEYGQMLQIVHPDHVAKTSEGLLGTLNEPVYALASGLTQPKVAGLVAQALTRLPEMPEWIEPGHFAKEKWPAWADALKLAHKGEHAAARDRLAYDELLANSLALMLVRADNRRRKGQALRGDGHLRDKLQLPFPLTGAQRRSITEIEGDLAQDTPMLRLLQGDVGSGKTVVALEAMLTAVEAGAQAALLAPTEILARQHYDTLRQMLAPTGVEIALLTGRDKGRARESILMGLQDGSISLVVGTHAIFQETVNYRNLGLVVIDEQHRFGVSQRLMLAQKGKVTPHTLAMTATPIPRTLTLAQYGEMDVSRLDEMPPGRQAIDTVVVSTERLGEVIDRLGLAIAGGAQAYWVCPMVREQESEDIAAAEARYAALKERFGDDVVLVHGQLKPELKDAAMERFASGEAKLLVATTVIEVGVDVPNATLMVIEQAERFGLAQLHQLRGRVGRGSAKSACVLLRGGELSETGKARLSLMRETQDGFRLAEEDLRLRGGGELLGTRQSGDTPFKVADLDQIQRLLPLAHDDARLLMERDGGLASDRGEAARILLYLFERDWGVQLLRGG, from the coding sequence ATGCGTCCTGACGTACTCAATCCGCTGTTTGCAGAGGTCGAAACGCTCGATGGCGTGGGGCCAAAGGTAAAGCAGCCGCTCGACAAGCTCGGGCTCATGCGGGTGGGCGATGTCGCCTATCACTTGCCCGACCGGTTTGTGACCCGGCGCCCGGTCGACAACCTTGATGAAGCCAGCGTTGGCGAACAGATCGTCGTGGCATTGACCCCGACCGAGCACCGAGCGAGCAGGACAGGGCGCGGGCCGTACCGTGTTTTTGCCAGCGATGCGCTCGGCAATGTGTGCGCGCTGACATACTTCGGGCGGGCGAGCTACACTGCGAAGAAGCAGCTTCCGGTGGGCGAGAAGCGGTGGATCGCCGGGCGGCTCGACGAGTACGGGCAGATGCTCCAGATCGTGCATCCAGACCATGTCGCGAAGACCAGCGAAGGCCTTCTCGGCACGCTTAACGAGCCGGTCTATGCGCTCGCCAGCGGTTTGACCCAGCCCAAGGTTGCCGGGCTGGTAGCACAGGCGCTCACTCGCTTGCCCGAAATGCCGGAGTGGATCGAGCCGGGGCACTTCGCGAAAGAGAAATGGCCTGCGTGGGCCGATGCGCTCAAGCTGGCGCACAAGGGCGAACACGCCGCGGCCCGCGATCGGCTCGCCTATGACGAATTGCTCGCCAACAGTCTCGCGCTGATGCTGGTGCGGGCCGACAACCGGCGTCGCAAGGGGCAGGCGCTGCGCGGTGACGGGCACTTGCGCGACAAGCTCCAGTTGCCGTTCCCACTGACCGGGGCGCAACGTCGCTCGATCACTGAGATCGAGGGCGACCTGGCGCAGGATACCCCGATGCTGCGGTTGCTGCAGGGCGACGTGGGCTCGGGCAAGACCGTCGTCGCGCTCGAAGCGATGCTGACGGCAGTGGAGGCCGGCGCGCAGGCCGCGTTGCTTGCACCGACCGAAATCCTCGCGCGCCAGCATTACGATACCTTGCGCCAGATGCTTGCGCCCACCGGCGTCGAGATCGCGCTGCTTACCGGGCGCGACAAGGGCAGGGCGCGCGAATCCATCCTTATGGGGCTCCAGGATGGTTCGATAAGTCTCGTCGTCGGGACGCACGCGATCTTCCAGGAGACGGTGAACTATCGCAACCTCGGCTTGGTGGTGATCGACGAACAGCACCGCTTCGGCGTGTCGCAGCGGTTGATGCTGGCGCAAAAGGGCAAGGTCACGCCGCATACGCTGGCGATGACCGCGACACCGATCCCGCGCACGCTGACACTGGCGCAATACGGCGAGATGGACGTGAGCCGCCTAGACGAAATGCCGCCCGGCCGGCAGGCGATCGACACCGTGGTCGTTTCGACCGAGCGGCTCGGCGAAGTCATCGACCGGCTTGGCTTGGCGATCGCGGGCGGGGCGCAGGCGTATTGGGTGTGCCCGATGGTGCGCGAACAGGAGAGCGAGGATATCGCCGCCGCCGAGGCACGCTATGCTGCGTTGAAGGAGCGGTTCGGCGACGACGTCGTGCTGGTCCACGGCCAGCTCAAGCCGGAACTGAAGGACGCAGCGATGGAGCGGTTTGCGTCCGGCGAGGCAAAACTGCTGGTCGCGACGACAGTGATCGAAGTCGGGGTCGACGTTCCCAACGCGACGCTGATGGTGATCGAACAGGCGGAGCGCTTCGGGCTCGCTCAGTTGCACCAGTTGCGTGGGCGCGTGGGGCGGGGCAGCGCCAAGTCCGCGTGCGTGCTGCTGCGCGGCGGAGAGCTGAGCGAAACCGGCAAGGCGCGACTATCGCTGATGCGCGAGACGCAGGACGGGTTCAGGCTTGCCGAGGAGGACCTGCGGCTGCGCGGCGGCGGCGAACTGCTCGGCACCCGCCAATCGGGCGATACGCCGTTCAAGGTCGCCGATCTCGACCAGATCCAGCGCTTGCTGCCGCTAGCCCACGACGATGCGCGCCTGCTGATGGAACGCGATGGCGGGCTCGCCAGCGACCGCGGCGAGGCGGCACGCATCCTGCTCTACCTGTTCGAACGCGATTGGGGCGTGCAGCTGTTGCGCGGAGGCTGA
- a CDS encoding succinate dehydrogenase assembly factor 2 encodes MTDPAAIDFSTRLARAKFRAWHRGTREADFMIGGFFDRYAASWGESALAWFEALLEEDDVDIMAWAMQSQPVPPAFDGELMQAMQRLDYVDIR; translated from the coding sequence ATGACCGACCCTGCTGCAATCGATTTTTCGACCCGCCTCGCCCGTGCGAAATTCCGCGCCTGGCACCGCGGGACGCGCGAGGCCGATTTCATGATCGGCGGGTTCTTCGATCGCTACGCTGCAAGCTGGGGCGAGAGCGCGCTTGCGTGGTTCGAAGCGCTGCTCGAAGAAGATGACGTCGACATCATGGCGTGGGCCATGCAGTCGCAGCCGGTGCCGCCTGCCTTCGATGGCGAACTGATGCAGGCAATGCAGAGGCTCGATTACGTCGATATCCGCTGA